A window of the Streptomyces albireticuli genome harbors these coding sequences:
- a CDS encoding sugar ABC transporter permease: MTTENTGTTSNGQAPAEGAVTPVDPRLLVRQEGFTGYLSEFGRKLRSGELGSLPVVVGLIIIGIVFQLRDAAFLGAENLSNLFVTAAGTGLIAVGIVFVLILGEIDLSVGSVSGLAAAVFAVLNVNQGMPEWLALVLAILSGAVIGALHGFFFARIGVPAFVVTLAGLLGWNGLMLQVLGSNGTINLDDSGLVAALTNHYFTDISAAYGLATVAVAVFFVVSFRDSRRREAAGVPSRPLSEIVLRTAVLAVPAYVVAWLFNQYKGLPLAVVIFLGVVVALDLVLRRTAYGRKVFALGGSVEAARRAGINVSAIRISVFALSGTMAALGGMFLASQINAANQSSGAGSLLMNAIAAAVIGGTSLFGGRGKTWSALLGVLVIQSIASGMALLGIASAVQYMITGAVLLAAVVIDSVSRRTQKTAGRA, encoded by the coding sequence ATGACCACTGAGAACACCGGTACGACCAGTAACGGCCAGGCGCCCGCCGAGGGCGCCGTCACCCCCGTGGACCCCCGCCTGCTGGTCCGCCAGGAGGGCTTCACCGGCTACCTGAGCGAATTCGGCCGGAAGCTGCGCAGCGGCGAGCTGGGCTCGCTGCCCGTGGTCGTCGGGCTGATCATCATCGGCATCGTCTTCCAGCTGCGCGACGCGGCCTTCCTCGGCGCGGAGAACCTCTCCAACCTCTTCGTCACCGCCGCCGGCACCGGCCTGATCGCCGTCGGCATCGTCTTCGTCCTGATCCTCGGCGAGATCGACCTCTCCGTGGGCTCGGTCAGCGGACTGGCGGCGGCCGTCTTCGCGGTCCTCAACGTCAACCAGGGCATGCCGGAGTGGCTGGCCCTCGTCCTGGCGATCCTCTCCGGCGCGGTGATCGGGGCCCTCCACGGCTTCTTCTTCGCCCGGATCGGCGTGCCCGCCTTCGTGGTGACCCTGGCCGGCCTGCTGGGCTGGAACGGCCTGATGCTCCAGGTGCTCGGCTCCAACGGCACCATCAACCTCGACGACTCCGGCCTGGTCGCCGCCCTCACCAACCACTACTTCACCGACATCTCGGCCGCCTACGGGCTCGCGACGGTCGCCGTGGCCGTCTTCTTCGTGGTGTCCTTCCGCGACAGCAGGCGCCGCGAGGCCGCCGGCGTCCCCAGCAGGCCGCTCAGCGAGATCGTGCTGCGCACGGCGGTGCTGGCGGTGCCCGCCTACGTCGTGGCCTGGCTCTTCAACCAGTACAAGGGCCTGCCGCTGGCCGTGGTGATCTTCCTGGGCGTCGTGGTGGCCCTGGACCTCGTGCTCCGGCGCACCGCGTACGGGCGCAAGGTCTTCGCCCTCGGCGGCAGCGTCGAGGCGGCCCGCCGCGCCGGCATCAACGTCTCCGCGATCCGGATCTCCGTCTTCGCGCTCTCCGGGACGATGGCCGCCCTCGGCGGGATGTTCCTGGCCTCGCAGATCAACGCCGCGAACCAGTCCTCCGGCGCGGGCAGCCTGCTGATGAACGCCATCGCGGCGGCCGTCATCGGCGGCACCAGCCTCTTCGGCGGCCGCGGCAAGACGTGGTCCGCGCTGCTGGGCGTGCTGGTGATCCAGTCGATCGCCTCCGGGATGGCGCTGCTGGGCATCGCGTCGGCCGTCCAGTACATGATCACCGGCGCGGTGCTGCTCGCGGCGGTGGTGATCGACTCGGTGTCCCGCCGTACACAGAAGACGGCGGGGCGGGCCTGA
- a CDS encoding ATP-binding cassette domain-containing protein yields MMNVSATPVLALRGISKRFGAVQALTDVELEIHPGEVVALVGDNGAGKSTLVKTIAGVGPADDGVIEWEGRPVTVDRPHAAQELGIATVYQDLALCDNLDVVGNLFLGREIVRAGVLDEVEMERRARELLATLSIRIPSVRIPVAALSGGQRQTVAIARSLLGEPKVVILDEPTAALGVEQTAQVLDLVERLRERGLGVILISHNMADVKAVADRVAVLRLGRNNGVFEVAHTSQEEIISAITGATDNAVTRRQSRAEGKK; encoded by the coding sequence ATGATGAACGTGTCCGCTACGCCCGTGCTGGCGCTGCGCGGGATCTCCAAGCGCTTCGGTGCCGTCCAGGCGCTCACCGACGTGGAACTGGAGATCCACCCCGGCGAGGTGGTCGCCCTGGTCGGCGACAACGGCGCCGGGAAGTCCACCCTGGTCAAGACCATCGCCGGGGTCGGCCCCGCCGACGACGGGGTGATCGAGTGGGAGGGCCGGCCGGTCACCGTCGACCGGCCGCACGCCGCCCAGGAGCTCGGCATCGCGACCGTCTACCAGGACCTCGCGCTCTGCGACAACCTCGACGTCGTCGGCAACCTCTTCCTCGGCCGGGAGATCGTCCGGGCCGGGGTGCTGGACGAGGTCGAGATGGAGCGCCGCGCCCGCGAGCTGCTCGCCACCCTGTCCATCCGGATCCCCAGCGTCCGGATCCCCGTCGCCGCGCTCTCCGGCGGGCAGCGGCAGACCGTCGCGATCGCCCGCTCGCTGCTCGGCGAACCCAAGGTCGTCATCCTCGACGAGCCCACCGCGGCGCTCGGCGTGGAACAGACGGCCCAGGTCCTCGACCTGGTCGAACGTCTCCGTGAGCGCGGCCTCGGGGTCATCCTGATCAGCCACAACATGGCCGACGTGAAGGCCGTCGCCGACCGGGTCGCGGTGCTCCGCCTCGGCCGCAACAACGGCGTCTTCGAGGTGGCCCACACCTCCCAGGAAGAGATCATTTCCGCCATCACCGGTGCGACCGACAACGCTGTCACCCGCCGCCAGTCCCGCGCGGAGGGAAAGAAATGA
- a CDS encoding substrate-binding domain-containing protein — MNTHLRRAAVAVAAVSMAAGLAACGKAKEAGNGGGGKKEGKAALTIGLLLPENQTARYERFDKPLIEKKIKELAGSDTTVLYENAKQDASVQQQQVDTMITKKVDALIVDAVDAKSIASSVKKANDKGIPVVAYDRLAEGPIKAYTSVDNERVGKIQGESLLKELGDDAAKGEIVMMNGSVTDPNAKMYKDGAHSVLDGKVKIGKEYDTKEWKPENANENMKGALSSLGKDKIVGVYSANDGMAGGIITALKSAGFDKLPPVTGQDAELSAVQRILSDEQFMSVYKPYKPEADAAAEMAVALARGKTLDGVAKSTVDSGTAKKVPAIIVTPFALTKADIGQYVGKEGFFNLDEICTAKYKAQCDKAGLK; from the coding sequence GTGAACACGCATCTGCGTCGTGCCGCCGTGGCCGTGGCGGCCGTTTCCATGGCCGCCGGTCTCGCCGCCTGCGGGAAAGCCAAGGAAGCCGGCAACGGCGGCGGTGGCAAGAAGGAAGGAAAGGCCGCGCTGACCATCGGCCTCCTTCTGCCGGAGAACCAGACCGCGCGTTATGAGCGCTTCGACAAGCCGCTGATCGAAAAGAAGATCAAGGAATTGGCGGGCTCGGACACCACGGTCCTCTACGAGAACGCCAAGCAGGACGCCTCCGTCCAGCAGCAGCAGGTCGACACGATGATCACCAAGAAGGTCGACGCGCTGATCGTCGACGCGGTGGACGCCAAGTCGATAGCGAGCTCGGTGAAGAAGGCGAACGACAAGGGCATCCCCGTCGTCGCGTACGACCGGCTGGCCGAGGGCCCGATCAAGGCGTACACCTCCGTCGACAACGAGCGCGTCGGCAAGATCCAGGGTGAGTCGCTGCTCAAGGAGCTGGGCGACGACGCCGCCAAGGGCGAGATCGTCATGATGAACGGCTCCGTCACCGACCCCAACGCCAAGATGTACAAGGACGGCGCCCACTCCGTCCTCGACGGCAAGGTGAAGATCGGCAAGGAGTACGACACCAAGGAGTGGAAGCCGGAGAACGCCAACGAGAACATGAAGGGCGCCCTCTCCTCGCTGGGCAAGGACAAGATCGTCGGCGTGTACTCCGCCAACGACGGCATGGCCGGCGGCATCATCACCGCCCTCAAGAGCGCCGGCTTCGACAAGCTCCCGCCGGTCACCGGCCAGGACGCCGAGCTCTCGGCCGTCCAGCGGATCCTCTCCGACGAGCAGTTCATGAGCGTCTACAAGCCCTACAAGCCCGAGGCGGACGCCGCGGCCGAGATGGCCGTCGCCCTCGCCCGGGGCAAGACCCTCGACGGCGTCGCCAAGTCCACCGTCGACAGCGGCACCGCCAAGAAGGTCCCCGCCATCATCGTCACCCCCTTCGCCCTCACCAAGGCCGACATCGGCCAGTACGTCGGCAAGGAGGGCTTCTTCAACCTGGACGAGATCTGCACCGCGAAGTACAAGGCGCAGTGCGACAAGGCCGGACTGAAGTAA
- a CDS encoding ROK family transcriptional regulator, with product METPGSQSSLHRANLERVVRAVRMAGSLTQAEIARTTGLSAATVSNIVRELKDGGTVEVTPTSSGGRRARSVSLSGDAGIVVGVDFGHTHLRVAIGNLAHRVLAEDAEPLDVDASAAQGLDRAERLVRRLISEAGIDSAKIVGVGLGVPGPIDVETGTLGSTSILPGWAGTNPRDDLAARLSVPVHVDNDANLGALGELVWGAGRGAADLAYIKVASGVGAGLVINGQIYRGPGGTAGEIGHITLDESGPVCRCGNRGCLETFTAARYVLPLLHSAHGTDLTVARMVQLAQDGDPGCRRVIGDVGRHIGSGVANLCNLLNPRRIVLGGDLAESGELVLAPIRESVSRYAIPSAARQLEVVPGALGGRAEVLGALALVLSEMGDSSLLDQLPPAVAPVPA from the coding sequence GTGGAGACTCCGGGGTCGCAGTCGTCGCTGCACCGGGCCAACCTGGAGCGGGTCGTGCGCGCGGTGCGCATGGCGGGGTCGCTGACCCAGGCGGAGATCGCCCGGACCACGGGGCTGTCGGCCGCCACGGTCTCCAACATCGTGCGGGAGCTGAAGGACGGCGGGACCGTCGAGGTCACGCCCACGTCCTCCGGGGGGCGGCGGGCGCGGAGTGTCTCGTTGTCCGGGGACGCCGGGATCGTCGTCGGTGTCGACTTCGGGCATACACACCTTCGGGTGGCCATCGGGAACCTCGCCCACCGGGTGCTGGCCGAGGACGCCGAGCCGCTGGACGTGGACGCCTCCGCCGCGCAGGGGCTGGATCGGGCGGAGCGGCTGGTCAGGCGGCTGATCTCGGAGGCCGGGATCGATTCGGCGAAGATCGTCGGGGTGGGGCTCGGGGTGCCCGGGCCCATCGACGTGGAGACCGGCACGCTGGGCTCCACGTCGATTCTCCCGGGCTGGGCCGGCACCAACCCCCGCGACGACCTCGCCGCCCGGCTCAGCGTGCCCGTCCACGTCGACAACGACGCCAACCTCGGGGCCCTCGGCGAGCTGGTCTGGGGTGCCGGGCGGGGTGCCGCCGACCTCGCCTACATCAAGGTCGCGAGTGGCGTCGGTGCGGGGCTCGTCATCAACGGGCAGATCTATCGCGGTCCCGGCGGCACCGCCGGGGAGATCGGGCACATCACCCTCGACGAGTCCGGGCCCGTCTGCCGCTGCGGCAACCGCGGCTGCCTGGAGACCTTCACCGCCGCCCGGTACGTGCTGCCCCTGCTCCATTCGGCCCACGGCACGGATCTGACCGTGGCGCGCATGGTGCAGCTCGCGCAGGACGGCGACCCGGGCTGCCGGCGCGTGATCGGCGACGTCGGCCGGCACATCGGCAGCGGTGTCGCCAACCTCTGCAACCTCCTCAACCCCCGCCGGATCGTCCTCGGCGGCGATCTCGCGGAGTCCGGCGAGCTCGTCCTCGCGCCCATCCGCGAATCCGTCTCGCGCTACGCGATCCCCAGCGCCGCCCGGCAGTTGGAGGTCGTGCCCGGCGCGCTCGGCGGCCGCGCGGAGGTGCTGGGCGCCCTCGCGCTCGTCCTCAGCGAGATGGGCGATTCCAGTCTTCTGGACCAGCTGCCCCCGGCCGTCGCGCCCGTTCCCGCCTGA
- a CDS encoding FG-GAP repeat domain-containing protein — MLNSLKSLSCSVAIRSVTLRCPVSPLTGFVAVTTGVGAPGSRVRFADINGDGKADYLTVDDNGSTHAWLNNGGDNHGGWTDHGQIATGAGAPGTHVRFADINGDDKADYLVVDDNGAVRAFLNNGGDGHGGWTDSGRIATGNGTPGNNVRFADINGDGKADYLTVDNNGSTHAWLNNGGDNHGGWTDHGQIAAGGANAGTSVRFADINGDGKADYLTVDDNGAVNARINNGGDGHGGWTDSGRIATGAGAGYKVRI, encoded by the coding sequence ATGCTCAATTCGTTGAAGAGCTTGTCGTGCTCAGTGGCGATCAGGTCAGTTACCTTGCGCTGCCCCGTCTCGCCGCTGACAGGGTTTGTGGCAGTCACCACGGGGGTCGGCGCGCCGGGCAGCAGGGTGCGTTTCGCCGATATCAACGGCGACGGAAAGGCCGACTACCTCACCGTCGACGACAACGGCTCCACCCACGCATGGCTCAACAACGGCGGCGACAACCACGGCGGCTGGACCGACCACGGCCAGATAGCCACCGGAGCCGGCGCCCCCGGTACCCACGTACGCTTTGCCGACATCAACGGCGACGACAAAGCCGACTATCTCGTCGTCGACGACAACGGCGCCGTCCGCGCCTTTCTCAACAACGGCGGCGACGGCCACGGCGGCTGGACCGACTCTGGCCGCATCGCCACCGGCAACGGCACCCCCGGCAACAACGTCCGCTTCGCCGACATCAACGGCGACGGAAAGGCCGACTACCTCACCGTCGACAACAACGGCTCCACCCACGCATGGCTCAACAACGGCGGCGACAACCACGGCGGCTGGACCGACCACGGCCAAATCGCCGCCGGAGGTGCAAACGCAGGCACCAGCGTCCGCTTCGCCGACATCAATGGCGACGGCAAAGCCGACTACCTCACCGTCGACGACAACGGCGCCGTGAACGCCCGGATCAACAACGGCGGTGACGGCCACGGCGGCTGGACCGATTCAGGCCGCATCGCCACAGGAGCCGGTGCAGGCTACAAGGTCCGGATCTAG
- a CDS encoding DUF397 domain-containing protein — MNGAGWHGPSAAPGPASPPDPAPDDPPDGALIWQRSSFSGSGGGSECLEAAAARDGHLHLRESDRPTTVLTPSPGAWSAFLRVVRTRARAPRRRYRR, encoded by the coding sequence TGCCGCCCCCGGTCCCGCCTCGCCCCCGGATCCCGCCCCTGATGACCCTCCCGACGGCGCGCTCATTTGGCAGCGCTCGTCGTTCTCGGGCAGCGGGGGCGGGTCGGAATGCCTGGAGGCGGCCGCCGCTCGGGACGGCCACCTCCACTTACGTGAAAGCGATCGGCCGACGACGGTACTGACGCCGTCGCCGGGGGCTTGGTCGGCCTTCCTCCGGGTCGTACGCACTCGTGCACGAGCACCGCGCCGACGATATCGTCGCTAG